In one window of Haemophilus parainfluenzae DNA:
- the map gene encoding type I methionyl aminopeptidase, translated as MGIPLRTEEEIIKLREACKLASDVLVMIEPYVKEGVTTGELDRICHDYMVNVQKVIPACLNYHGFPKATCISINEVVCHGIPSDDKKLKQGDIVNIDVTVIKDGYFGDNSKMYVVGETNIRSQKLVEAAQEALYVGLRTVKPGIRLNEIGKAVQKYTESQGFSVVREYCGHGVGTEFHCEPQVLHYYADDGGVILKPGMVFTIEPMINAGKKEVRIMGDGWTVKTKDRSHSAQYEHQIVVTETGCEVMTIRDEEITEGRIQRIMNNL; from the coding sequence ATGGGCATTCCATTAAGAACTGAAGAAGAAATTATTAAGTTACGTGAAGCGTGTAAATTAGCGTCTGATGTCTTGGTCATGATCGAACCTTATGTAAAAGAAGGGGTGACCACAGGTGAATTGGATCGCATTTGTCATGATTACATGGTGAATGTACAAAAAGTGATTCCAGCCTGCTTAAATTATCATGGTTTCCCGAAAGCAACCTGTATTTCTATAAATGAAGTGGTTTGCCATGGTATTCCAAGCGACGATAAAAAATTAAAACAGGGCGATATTGTCAATATTGATGTGACCGTGATTAAAGACGGTTATTTCGGAGACAACTCTAAAATGTATGTCGTGGGTGAAACCAATATTCGTAGCCAAAAATTAGTTGAAGCGGCACAAGAAGCGCTTTATGTGGGATTACGTACGGTTAAGCCAGGTATTCGTTTAAATGAAATTGGTAAAGCGGTACAAAAATATACCGAAAGCCAAGGTTTTAGCGTGGTGCGTGAGTATTGCGGTCACGGTGTGGGAACTGAATTCCACTGTGAACCGCAAGTATTACACTATTATGCCGATGATGGCGGCGTGATTTTAAAACCAGGTATGGTATTCACCATTGAGCCAATGATTAATGCGGGTAAAAAAGAAGTGCGCATTATGGGTGATGGTTGGACAGTAAAAACCAAAGACCGTAGCCATTCAGCGCAATATGAACACCAAATTGTTGTGACAGAAACAGGTTGTGAAGTGATGACAATCCGTGACGAAGAAATTACGGAAGGTAGAATTCAACGTATAATGAATAATCTTTAA
- a CDS encoding YacL family protein, which translates to MDFQFTHYLGNVHAKCSMEHIALANWFNSEVRSNPQVFLTALSACELIKNNDEITLIGSEYTLFINTDEVMIRANNLAIETDDILEDDFHYYDEESIAFCGTTDFIHFLNAYFEFIA; encoded by the coding sequence ATGGATTTTCAATTTACCCATTATCTAGGCAATGTGCATGCTAAATGTTCGATGGAACACATTGCGCTAGCCAATTGGTTTAATTCAGAAGTGCGGTCAAATCCTCAAGTGTTTTTGACCGCACTTTCTGCCTGTGAGCTTATTAAAAATAATGATGAAATCACGTTGATTGGTTCCGAATACACGCTTTTTATCAATACCGATGAAGTGATGATTCGCGCCAATAACCTTGCGATTGAAACAGATGACATTTTAGAAGACGACTTCCATTATTATGATGAAGAAAGTATCGCCTTCTGCGGTACAACAGACTTCATCCACTTTCTTAATGCCTATTTTGAATTTATTGCTTAA
- a CDS encoding iron transporter: protein MKKALLATALFAGIFTASTANAFQEYPIGEAVTMNEMEIAAVYLKPIDMEPRGMGLPAAKSDIHLEADIHAVKGNKNGFGDGEWMPYLTINYTLVNTDTGEKQEGTFMPMVAGDGPHYGANVKMMGVGNYKLTYRIDPPSKAGMHRHTDSETGVGRWWKPFDVSYEFKFTGIK, encoded by the coding sequence ATGAAAAAAGCACTTTTAGCAACAGCATTATTTGCGGGTATTTTCACCGCGTCTACTGCAAACGCATTCCAAGAGTATCCAATCGGTGAAGCGGTAACCATGAATGAAATGGAAATTGCAGCGGTTTATCTCAAACCAATCGATATGGAACCACGTGGTATGGGATTACCTGCTGCGAAATCAGATATCCACTTAGAAGCGGATATCCACGCAGTAAAAGGTAACAAAAATGGCTTTGGTGATGGTGAATGGATGCCTTACTTAACCATCAACTACACTTTAGTGAATACTGATACTGGTGAAAAACAAGAAGGTACTTTCATGCCAATGGTAGCTGGTGACGGTCCTCACTATGGTGCAAACGTGAAAATGATGGGCGTGGGTAATTATAAATTAACTTACCGCATCGACCCACCATCAAAAGCGGGTATGCACCGTCACACAGACTCTGAGACTGGCGTTGGTCGTTGGTGGAAACCATTTGATGTAAGCTATGAATTCAAATTCACTGGCATCAAATAA
- a CDS encoding Fe-S-containing protein has product MNYFFTFLLQALLPFSLLLGVYQSKQSTVSAKKIIWLSLFGFIAGIVLSLSLPTGQITNLIVNAVILALLIIFALCLIFGKGRLPAFWQTVLMLIAGSFWAKDPNITALVSTDVINTDSILHISAVIFAFVFCLCLQAWIDLLLKQAVKTQQKSTALLKGAISLLLVCLLVPLIGELLLILMKLQVLELTKLRLSFVAKSGEITRWLNYICATLLLVVLAIFYGKIHLSRKQQVNATQEPIEKRQKLAALRTSSHLLRWGYLALAITFATQLYWEQIASRPPQLSEAIPVTLDDKQQVHIPIEQVKDGKLHRFVWIADDGKAVRFFVINRQPDKLSLAAVFDACLLCGDQGYVMEGNQVVCVGCGVHMFIPSIGKPGGCNPVPIEDWQQIETEILINRTGLEEGLNLFSTIVEIDVKDPISGTQMKNTKTEHKYNYEGKTYFFESEKNLDLFRDNPEKYLGKGE; this is encoded by the coding sequence ATGAATTATTTTTTTACTTTCCTGCTTCAAGCACTTTTACCTTTTTCATTATTGCTCGGTGTTTATCAGAGTAAACAATCCACTGTGAGTGCGAAAAAAATAATTTGGCTTAGCCTATTCGGTTTTATTGCCGGTATTGTGCTGAGCCTTAGTTTACCTACGGGACAAATCACTAATTTAATCGTCAATGCAGTGATATTGGCGCTATTGATTATCTTTGCCTTATGTTTAATTTTCGGCAAAGGTCGCTTACCTGCCTTTTGGCAAACGGTATTAATGCTCATTGCGGGAAGCTTCTGGGCAAAAGATCCTAACATTACAGCCCTCGTTTCTACTGATGTTATCAATACCGATTCGATCTTACATATAAGTGCGGTCATTTTTGCCTTTGTTTTTTGTTTATGCTTACAAGCCTGGATCGATTTACTTCTAAAACAAGCGGTAAAAACACAACAAAAATCAACCGCACTTTTAAAAGGTGCAATTAGCCTTCTCTTAGTTTGCTTGCTTGTGCCACTTATCGGTGAACTCTTATTAATTTTAATGAAACTTCAGGTGCTTGAGCTTACCAAGCTTCGTTTAAGTTTTGTTGCGAAATCAGGCGAAATCACTCGTTGGTTAAATTACATCTGTGCAACATTGCTCTTAGTTGTACTTGCTATCTTTTACGGCAAAATTCATTTATCACGCAAGCAACAAGTTAATGCCACACAAGAACCGATTGAAAAACGCCAAAAATTAGCTGCATTACGTACGTCCTCTCACTTACTTCGTTGGGGCTATTTAGCTTTAGCGATTACTTTTGCAACGCAACTTTATTGGGAGCAAATTGCTTCTCGCCCCCCACAACTTTCAGAAGCAATTCCTGTTACCTTAGATGACAAGCAACAAGTTCATATTCCGATTGAGCAAGTGAAAGACGGCAAATTACACCGTTTTGTCTGGATTGCTGATGACGGTAAAGCCGTGCGTTTCTTTGTTATTAATCGTCAACCGGATAAATTGAGCTTAGCCGCAGTATTTGATGCCTGCTTGCTTTGTGGTGACCAAGGCTATGTTATGGAAGGTAACCAGGTCGTTTGCGTGGGCTGCGGCGTACATATGTTTATTCCATCTATTGGTAAACCGGGTGGCTGTAATCCTGTACCGATTGAAGATTGGCAACAAATTGAAACTGAAATTCTCATTAATCGAACCGGCTTAGAAGAAGGGCTGAATTTATTTAGCACGATTGTTGAAATCGATGTAAAAGATCCGATTAGTGGCACCCAAATGAAAAACACTAAAACGGAGCACAAATACAATTATGAAGGTAAAACTTACTTCTTTGAAAGCGAGAAAAACCTCGATTTATTCCGTGATAACCCTGAAAAATATTTAGGTAAGGGGGAATAA
- a CDS encoding FTR1 family protein, with translation MLCRSIRFFFLIFSLAFSSSLFAQDNYQQWVNDITSRLNKTAQLVQQGNADDARTEVQMAYFEVFENLEGPIRINFSAQKSYQMEATFGEIRKMIGEGSSQQEIQAKIDQLKKELQEVLPSLIEGHQLNADGQHGVYDNQEIAPYWQQSFKTIDDLLAQGLEAYQNGDLANAKKLFQQAQYDGYKNSEMEMSIRQNRSAEISAAINQQFYNIIRLSEQADQITEIGYQSTQLLQDIEENLPNLPTTREEQNVQSNAAQQATDNQQEQDWNKIKQEINQRIQQAIALYQQGESKKAILSVQDTYFDVFESSGMENKIGSRDSNFKAELEGYFTRLVSLMKAEQGDKLQAQANGLDQNLTKAVEMLQGGEQSDWSMFLYSLLIILREGLEALLIVAAIVTYLIKNNHKDKLPVIRQSVYVALIASVITAFIFQLIFENSGQNRELLEGFTMIFAVIMLFMMSYWLLSKVEAQNWKRYLEGKLSTALTTGSLIGLWLTSFLAVYREGAETVLFYYALVSDAKSAVSFIYLFAGIIVGAIILTICYFVMRYTVVKLPLKPFFMFTGSFMYLMAFVFAGKSVLELIEGKLFEPTLISGVPEISWLGIYPYMETLIPQAILLIAAVFALFIMKYQSKKAA, from the coding sequence ATGCTATGCCGTTCTATTCGATTTTTCTTTTTAATTTTTTCACTCGCCTTCTCTTCTTCACTCTTTGCGCAAGACAACTACCAACAGTGGGTTAATGATATTACGTCGCGCTTAAACAAAACCGCTCAACTTGTCCAGCAAGGTAATGCCGATGATGCGCGTACTGAAGTGCAAATGGCTTATTTTGAAGTGTTTGAAAATCTAGAAGGACCGATTCGCATCAATTTCTCGGCACAGAAAAGTTACCAAATGGAAGCCACGTTTGGCGAGATCCGTAAAATGATCGGTGAAGGCAGTTCACAACAAGAGATTCAAGCTAAAATCGATCAGCTCAAAAAAGAATTACAAGAAGTGCTGCCATCATTGATTGAAGGTCATCAGCTCAATGCCGATGGTCAACATGGTGTTTATGATAATCAAGAGATCGCCCCTTATTGGCAACAAAGTTTTAAAACCATTGATGATTTGCTCGCTCAAGGGCTCGAAGCGTATCAAAATGGTGATCTCGCTAACGCAAAAAAATTGTTCCAACAAGCGCAATACGATGGCTATAAAAATTCAGAAATGGAAATGTCCATTCGCCAAAATCGCTCTGCAGAAATCTCAGCGGCGATCAATCAACAATTTTACAACATCATCCGTTTAAGTGAACAAGCCGATCAAATTACAGAAATTGGCTATCAAAGTACACAATTATTACAAGATATTGAAGAAAACTTGCCTAATCTGCCAACGACACGCGAAGAACAAAATGTTCAATCCAATGCAGCGCAGCAAGCAACAGATAATCAACAAGAGCAAGATTGGAATAAGATTAAACAAGAGATCAACCAACGTATTCAACAAGCTATTGCGCTCTATCAACAAGGTGAGAGCAAAAAAGCCATTCTTTCTGTACAAGACACCTATTTTGATGTGTTTGAAAGCAGTGGCATGGAAAACAAAATTGGCTCTCGTGATAGCAACTTTAAAGCAGAACTTGAAGGCTACTTCACCCGTTTAGTCAGTTTAATGAAAGCTGAACAAGGTGATAAGTTACAAGCGCAAGCTAATGGTTTAGACCAGAATTTAACTAAAGCCGTTGAAATGTTACAGGGCGGAGAGCAAAGCGATTGGTCGATGTTCTTATATAGCCTTTTAATCATTCTTCGTGAAGGTTTGGAAGCCTTGTTAATTGTTGCGGCTATCGTGACTTACTTAATTAAAAATAACCACAAAGATAAATTGCCGGTTATCCGTCAGTCTGTTTATGTGGCATTAATTGCCAGTGTGATTACCGCATTTATCTTCCAACTTATCTTTGAAAATTCCGGTCAAAACCGTGAATTGCTCGAAGGCTTTACGATGATTTTTGCCGTAATCATGCTCTTTATGATGAGTTATTGGTTATTGTCTAAAGTCGAAGCACAAAACTGGAAACGTTATTTAGAAGGTAAACTCTCAACTGCCCTCACTACAGGCTCACTCATCGGCTTATGGCTTACCAGCTTCTTAGCCGTATATCGTGAAGGGGCGGAAACCGTATTGTTCTACTATGCCCTCGTGAGTGATGCGAAAAGTGCGGTCAGTTTCATCTATCTTTTCGCAGGTATTATTGTCGGTGCAATTATCCTCACCATTTGCTACTTCGTGATGCGTTATACCGTGGTGAAATTACCGCTTAAACCATTCTTTATGTTCACGGGTTCTTTCATGTATTTAATGGCCTTTGTATTCGCCGGTAAATCTGTTTTAGAACTCATTGAAGGCAAACTTTTCGAGCCAACGCTGATTAGCGGTGTGCCTGAAATTTCGTGGTTAGGTATTTACCCTTACATGGAAACCTTAATTCCACAAGCAATCTTACTCATCGCAGCCGTATTTGCTCTGTTTATTATGAAATATCAAAGCAAAAAAGCCGCGTAA
- a CDS encoding ABC transporter permease, whose protein sequence is MLARMLFQSWRFSIKRKFLAVVTIFLAAGLVSALLAVSIDIGDKMAKELKSYGANILVEPASNAALPGELSHNTDLSSQDFLDEKELPNIKDIFWRNNIVGFAPLLSANVKAEILSAKTHEKSTALEQINVLGTFFDHNIPVPDEDDFHTGQKIISPYWHVQGEWVNDLETPEGEFIPAIIGEQLAQRTGLKQGNKIKLHYQNDELDNQSAVEITGILSTGGAEDNQLVMPLNTVQKLLGLEGKIQAVKVSALTVPENDLSRKARANTDALDAEEYDRWYCTAYVSSISHQLEEAISGAIVRPIWQVAASEGVVIGKIQLLLAVVTLAALIAAAMGIASLMSTGIIERSKEIGLMKALGAYQWQIALLFYCEAIISALIGGSLGCIAGWVLARFIGSALFGVPLSFAWIVIPCVLMLSILIAVVGTWFPAHRIAKLYPVEVLYGRQ, encoded by the coding sequence ATGCTAGCAAGAATGTTATTCCAATCTTGGCGTTTTAGCATAAAACGTAAGTTTTTAGCCGTGGTGACTATTTTCTTAGCTGCGGGATTAGTCTCTGCGCTATTGGCTGTCTCCATTGATATCGGCGACAAAATGGCGAAAGAACTAAAATCTTACGGTGCCAATATTTTAGTTGAACCTGCGAGCAATGCAGCCTTGCCTGGCGAACTCAGTCATAACACAGATTTAAGCAGCCAAGATTTCCTTGATGAAAAAGAACTGCCGAATATTAAAGATATTTTTTGGCGAAATAACATCGTGGGATTTGCGCCATTATTAAGTGCAAATGTAAAAGCAGAAATTCTTTCTGCAAAAACGCATGAAAAATCGACCGCACTTGAACAAATTAATGTGCTTGGTACATTTTTCGATCACAACATTCCTGTACCAGATGAAGATGATTTCCATACGGGGCAAAAAATTATTAGCCCTTATTGGCATGTTCAAGGGGAATGGGTAAACGATCTTGAAACGCCTGAAGGTGAATTTATTCCTGCGATCATTGGTGAACAATTAGCACAACGAACTGGGTTAAAACAAGGCAATAAGATCAAGCTGCACTATCAAAATGATGAACTTGATAATCAAAGTGCGGTTGAAATTACCGGGATTTTATCTACTGGGGGCGCTGAAGATAATCAATTAGTCATGCCACTCAATACCGTACAAAAATTACTGGGTTTAGAAGGGAAAATTCAAGCGGTTAAAGTGTCTGCGCTTACTGTTCCGGAAAATGATCTTTCTCGCAAAGCACGTGCCAATACCGATGCATTGGATGCTGAAGAGTACGATCGTTGGTATTGTACAGCTTATGTTTCGTCTATTTCACATCAGTTAGAAGAAGCTATCTCTGGTGCTATTGTTCGCCCAATTTGGCAGGTTGCCGCATCAGAAGGTGTAGTCATTGGTAAAATCCAGTTATTGCTTGCTGTCGTGACTCTTGCTGCCTTAATCGCCGCTGCTATGGGCATTGCCTCATTAATGAGTACTGGGATCATTGAACGTTCAAAAGAAATTGGTTTAATGAAAGCCTTAGGCGCATACCAATGGCAAATCGCCTTATTATTTTATTGCGAAGCCATTATCAGTGCCTTAATTGGTGGTTCGCTTGGTTGTATTGCAGGTTGGGTCTTAGCAAGATTTATTGGTTCAGCGCTATTTGGCGTACCACTGAGTTTCGCTTGGATTGTCATCCCTTGCGTATTGATGCTGTCTATTTTAATTGCTGTGGTGGGCACTTGGTTCCCAGCCCATCGTATT
- the mrcB gene encoding penicillin-binding protein 1B, whose product MSETENNSPERQETQAPDKRRSCKIFLAKAAFTLGTLAVFYGGYLDWQIRSKMDGQIWRLPAEVYSRLESVKLSDNLSFDEVIQILLDNEYRQTTMIAAPGDFKLEEDTIVLLRRAFPYPDKPEPQRVLRLRFTDNKLSRIEDLVNVKAVDEFRLAPKLIAMLESDNEDRLAIPLQQYPRLLIDALLLTEDRRFYEHNGINPVGIVRAMIANIKAGQTVQGGSTLTQQLVKNLFLSRERSLTRKANEALMSLVLDWRYDKNRILETYLNEIYLGQNGDIQIHGFALASQFYFGRSIREISLDQIALLVGMVKGPSLYNPWRNPQYALDRRNVVLKLMLDHQMIGDELYEMLSKRPLGVQAKGQISRKYPAFIQTLQADLRRQLGENKTSALLGARIFSTMDLKQQAQAENAVVNTVNQLQVQTKNPHLEGAMIVADYHLGEIRAVVGGLQTEYAGFNRALMSKRQIGSLVKPSIYLTALMNPEQFRLNTPIQNQPITIHIKGSQPWQPRNYNRKYSGSVMLMDALARSLNIPTVNIGMKVGLSKVIETQKAMGWDNVAIPKVPATLLGSYSISPYDVTKLYQTIANQGGKIELSTIQSIADRQGNIIYEHNTVPDQVVPREAAYQTLYAMQQTVERGTARSLQNDYADLRLAGKTGTTNDARDTWFVGIDGKNVSTIWLGRDDNGETKLTGASGALQIYKDYLNRVVIEKLKLGQPSTIKWVGINAYGSWSCGSNRTIPVWADKDQNFCASAPTTSTATATAAQTTQSPQPEQPESAKQESVWDVLDNKAPVEEAAPAQ is encoded by the coding sequence ATGTCGGAAACGGAAAACAACTCACCTGAACGACAAGAAACACAAGCGCCAGATAAGCGCCGTTCTTGTAAAATCTTTTTAGCTAAAGCAGCCTTTACTTTAGGGACGCTTGCCGTATTTTATGGTGGCTATTTGGATTGGCAAATTCGCTCTAAAATGGATGGCCAAATTTGGCGTTTACCGGCAGAAGTGTATAGCCGTTTAGAAAGCGTAAAACTTTCTGATAACCTTTCTTTTGACGAAGTGATTCAAATCTTACTCGATAACGAATACCGTCAAACCACAATGATTGCAGCACCGGGTGATTTTAAACTCGAAGAGGACACCATCGTATTACTTCGTCGTGCATTCCCTTACCCTGACAAACCAGAGCCACAACGTGTATTACGTTTACGTTTTACCGATAACAAACTTTCTCGTATTGAAGACTTGGTCAACGTAAAAGCCGTTGATGAATTCCGTCTTGCGCCTAAATTAATTGCCATGTTGGAATCAGATAATGAAGATCGTTTGGCGATTCCATTACAACAATACCCTCGCTTACTCATCGATGCCTTATTACTCACAGAGGATCGCCGCTTTTATGAGCATAACGGGATTAATCCAGTGGGTATTGTGCGAGCGATGATTGCCAATATTAAAGCTGGCCAAACGGTTCAAGGCGGCAGTACACTCACTCAGCAATTAGTTAAAAACCTATTTTTATCCAGAGAACGTTCTCTGACACGTAAAGCCAATGAAGCCTTAATGTCATTGGTGTTAGATTGGCGATATGATAAAAACCGTATCTTAGAAACCTATCTGAACGAGATTTACCTTGGTCAAAATGGGGATATCCAAATTCACGGTTTTGCGTTGGCGAGCCAATTCTATTTTGGTCGCTCCATCCGTGAAATCAGTCTTGACCAAATTGCCCTTTTAGTTGGCATGGTGAAAGGTCCATCCCTTTATAATCCATGGCGAAATCCACAATATGCACTCGATCGCCGAAATGTGGTGTTAAAACTGATGCTTGATCACCAAATGATTGGGGATGAGTTGTATGAGATGTTGAGTAAACGTCCATTAGGCGTGCAAGCTAAAGGTCAAATTTCACGTAAATACCCGGCTTTCATTCAAACCTTACAAGCGGATCTTCGCCGTCAATTAGGGGAAAATAAAACGTCTGCATTACTTGGTGCACGCATTTTCTCCACCATGGATTTAAAACAACAGGCACAAGCTGAAAATGCCGTGGTGAATACGGTCAATCAATTGCAAGTACAAACTAAAAATCCACACTTAGAAGGCGCCATGATTGTGGCAGATTATCACTTGGGTGAAATACGTGCGGTTGTCGGTGGATTACAAACAGAATATGCCGGATTTAACCGTGCCTTAATGTCAAAACGTCAAATTGGTTCATTAGTCAAACCCTCTATTTATTTGACTGCTCTAATGAATCCGGAACAATTCCGCTTAAATACACCAATTCAGAATCAACCAATTACGATTCATATTAAAGGTAGCCAACCTTGGCAACCTCGTAATTATAATCGTAAATATAGCGGATCAGTGATGTTAATGGATGCCCTTGCTCGCTCACTGAATATTCCAACAGTAAATATTGGGATGAAAGTCGGTTTAAGCAAAGTGATCGAAACGCAAAAAGCCATGGGCTGGGATAATGTAGCCATTCCAAAAGTACCTGCAACCTTGCTCGGTTCTTACAGTATTTCACCTTATGATGTGACCAAACTCTATCAAACCATTGCAAATCAAGGTGGAAAAATTGAGTTAAGTACCATTCAAAGCATTGCTGATCGTCAAGGGAATATTATTTACGAACACAATACAGTGCCTGATCAAGTAGTTCCGAGAGAGGCAGCTTACCAAACCTTGTATGCGATGCAACAAACCGTAGAACGTGGTACCGCGCGTAGCTTACAAAATGATTACGCGGATCTTCGTCTTGCAGGTAAAACAGGCACCACCAATGATGCCCGTGATACGTGGTTTGTGGGTATTGATGGTAAAAATGTTAGCACCATTTGGCTAGGTCGTGATGATAACGGTGAAACCAAATTAACGGGTGCCTCAGGTGCATTACAAATCTATAAAGATTATTTAAACCGTGTGGTTATTGAAAAACTGAAACTCGGACAACCTTCTACGATTAAATGGGTTGGCATTAATGCTTATGGCAGTTGGAGCTGTGGTAGTAATCGAACAATTCCAGTTTGGGCAGATAAAGATCAAAACTTCTGCGCTTCTGCACCAACGACGAGTACGGCAACAGCTACAGCAGCACAGACTACACAATCGCCACAACCTGAGCAACCTGAATCCGCAAAACAAGAAAGTGTATGGGATGTGTTAGATAATAAAGCGCCTGTTGAAGAAGCGGCACCCGCTCAATAA
- the erpA gene encoding iron-sulfur cluster insertion protein ErpA: MSDLDMAMPLTFTDAAANKVKSLISEEENNELKLRVYITGGGCSGFQYGFTFDDKVNEGDLTIEKSGVQLVIDPMSLQYLIGGTVDYTEGLEGSRFVVNNPNATSTCGCGSSFSI, from the coding sequence ATGTCAGATTTAGATATGGCCATGCCGCTAACTTTTACTGATGCGGCAGCCAATAAAGTAAAAAGTTTAATTAGCGAAGAAGAAAACAATGAATTAAAATTACGCGTGTACATCACCGGTGGTGGCTGCAGCGGTTTCCAATATGGTTTTACCTTTGATGATAAAGTCAATGAAGGCGATCTGACGATTGAAAAATCTGGTGTGCAATTAGTCATTGATCCAATGAGCTTACAATACTTAATTGGTGGCACCGTTGATTATACTGAAGGATTGGAAGGTTCTCGTTTTGTGGTGAACAATCCAAATGCAACCAGCACCTGTGGCTGCGGTTCTTCATTCAGCATTTAA